AGGAAGCGGTGGTGGGAGCGGCCTGGGCGCGAGGAGGCGTGCCGGGCTTGATGGAGGTGCTCGCGGCGGCGGCTCTAGCTGGAGCGCTGGGGTACGCGGCGGCAACGAGGGCGATGGAGCCGGAGGCGCTCCTGTCGCTGCTCACGGCGGTCATCCTCGTGTACCAGCCGGTGAAGGACCTGGGCCGGGTGACGCAGTTCGCGGTGCAGGCAGGGGCGGCGGGAGAGCGCCTCTTCGCGCTGCTCGACCTCAAGCACCCCGTGGAGGACGCCGCCAACGCGGTGCCCGCGCCCGCGCTGCATGAGTCGCTGCGCATGGAGGACGTGCGCTTCTTCTACGGGGAGCGCCGCGCGTTGGACGGGCTGACCCTGGACCTCAAGGTGGGGCAGGTGGCGGCGCTGGTGGGAGGCAGTGGAGGCGGCAAGAGCACGGTGACGTCGCTGTTGCTACGCTTCGAGCGTCCCCAGCAGGGACGCATCCTCCTGGATGGAGTGGACGCGGACACGTACACGGCGGCGAGCGTCCGGAGTCAGTTCGCGCTGGTGACGCAGGAGCCGCTGCTCTTCCACGGCACCGTGCTGGAGAACCTGAGGCACGCGAGGCCCGAAGCGACGAAGGAGGAAGTGGAGGCCGCGGCGAAGGTTGCGAACGCGGACGCCTTCATCCAGGGCCTGCCGCAGGGCTACGACACGCGCATCGGCGAGCGAGGCGTCATCCTGAGCGGAGGCCAGCGCCAGCGCCTGTGCATCGCGAGAGCGGTGCTGTCCAAGGCCCCGGTGCTGGTGCTGGACGAAGCGACCAGCAGCCTGGACCCGGAGAACGAGCGTGAGGTCCAGGCCGCCTTGGCGAAGGTGCTCCCCGGCCGGACGGCGCTGGTCATCGCGCACCGGCTGTCCACGGTGACGAACGCGGACGTCATCCACGTGGTGGAGGCAGGCCGCATCGTGGAGAGCGGGAGCCACGCGGACCTGCTCCAGAAGGAAGGCCGCTACGCCGCCATGTGGCGCCTGCAGACATCAGGCCCCGTCGAGCGGGGAGCGGCGTGAGCAAGGCGGGGGCGACCAGGAAGCCTCTCTCCCTGGTGATCCGCGCCGTGTTCGGAGTGCTGTTCCTGCTCCTGGGAGTCGCGGGCTTCTTCGCCTTCGCGGCGGGCTTCGCGGACTACCCCGTCGTCGAGCCCGCACCGGACGCGAAGCCATGGATCCGAGGCGCGTACCACGTGCACTCCACACGCTCGGACGGGAACGGGACGCCCGCGAAGATCGCCCAGGCAGCGAAGGCGGCGGGCCTCGACTTCGTGGTGCTCACGGACCACAACGACTTCAAGCCCCCCGCCGCGACCTGGGTGGACGGAGTGTTGCTCATCCCCGGGGTGGAGGTTTCGACCAGCGCGGGCCACCTGGCCGCGTTCGGAATGCAGCGGCCCATCGAAGGCGTGAAGCCCTGGGGGCCCCCGGACCAGGCTGTGGCCGAGGTGGAAGCCGCCGGAGGCACGGCGGTCCTCGCGCATCCAGTCCAGACGAAGAACCCCTGGAAGGACGAAGCGACAGCGCACCAGGTCCCGGGCTTCGAGTTGTACTCGGCGGACACCTTCTTCCGGCAGGCACTGCGAAGCCCCGTAAGCCGGCTCCTGCCCGCGGTGGGCGCCTCCCTGGTGAACCCGGTGCACGGCGTGATGCTGCTCGCGGTCCCGGAGCCACGTCCGACGGAGCGCTTCCTGGAGCTCGCGCGAGAGCGCAAGCGCATCGCCCTGTGTGGCCACGACGCGCATGGCGTGCCCGCGTACGAGGACATTTTCAACGCGCTCGGCATGGAGCTCCCGCCGGACGTGCTGACGGGCCCCCTGTCCCAGGACGCGCGAGAAGCCGCAACCCAGGTCACGAAGGCGCTGGCGAGCGGCCAGGCACTCTGCGTCTTCCGCGCGCTCGGAGAGCCCCATGGCTTCGCCCTGGAAGGCTTCGACACGAACACGAGGGAAGCCCCAGTGGACACGGTGCTGACGGTCCGCCTACCGGAACACACCCCGGGAACAATCGACGTCCGGGTGTGGGGAGACGGCCGCCTGCAACCCGACGGGCAGCACATCGAGCTGACCGGTCCCGGAGCCGTCCAGGTGGAGGTCTGGGCCCGGGCACCCGGACGTTTCTTCGGCCATGAGTGGCGGCCCTGGCTGGTCCCCAGCCCGGTGCGAGTGGTGCCGGGACCGCCGGGCATCTGATAGAGCGCGGGACGTCGCCCATGCGCCTGCTCTACGTCGTCGCCACCTACGTCCTCTTCGCGCTGCTGTTCCCGGTGCTCTGCGTGTACCGGAAGACGCGTCACGGGCTGAACCAGCGGCTGGGCTTCTACGGGCCAGACGACCTCCCAAAGGGAGAAGGCCCGCTGTTGTGGCTGCACGGAGCCAGCGCGGGAGACCTGCTCGCCCTCGCGCCCATGTTCGGCCCGCTGCGCCAGCGCTTCCCCGGCTGCCGCATCGTGCTCTCGACGATGACGGACAGCGGCCACGCGATGGCAAGGGACCGCTTGGCGAAGCAGATCGACGGAGTCGTGTACGCGCCCTATGACCTCTGGGGCGCGACCCGAAGGGCGGTGCGAGCCCTCCAACCGGACCTCCTCGTCCTCGAGTACACGGAGGTCTGGCCCAACCTGATCCGCGCCGCGAAGCAGTCCGGAGCCAGCGTGGTGATGACCAACGGGCGCTTCTCTCCCTCGAACGTGGGGAAGTACCGGACGCTCTTCGGCCTCATTGAAAACCCGCTGAAGGACATGGACCTGCTGCTGATGCGGCAGGACGAGGAAGCCGAAAGGGCGAAAGCCCTCGGGGCACCGGCCGAGCGAGTTCTCACCACCGGGAACACCAAATTCGACGCCCTCGCCGCGGGGCCAGCCCCCGAGGACGAAGCCCTGCGCACCGCCCTGGGCCTGTCCCCAGCGGAGCCAGTATGGCTCGCGGGAAGCACGCACGAGGGCGAGGAGGAAATCCTGTTGCACGTGTATCAGCGTCTACGGGAGCGCTGGCCCACGCTGAGCCTGGTCATCGCGCCGCGCTACCTGAACCGGGCGGAGCGGATCCAGTTCCTCGCGAGGGAGCGGAACCTGACCGTCGGCCTGCGCTCACAGGGCAACCCGGAGCGAGCGCCGGTGGTGGTGATGGACTCGATGGGTGAGCTGTCGCGAGCCTATCGCCTGGCGACGGTGGTGTTCGTAGGAGGCTCGTTCACGAAGCGAGGCGGCCAGAACATCCTGGAGCCAGCGGGGCAGGGCAGGCCGGTGTTGTTCGGCCCGCACATGGACAACTTCCGCGACAGCGTCGCGGTGCTGCAAGGCAACGGAGGCATTCAAGTGGCGGACGGAGAAGCCCTGCACGCCGCGCTGGAGGACCTCCTCGCCCATCCCGAACGGCGGCGGCAACTGGGAGCGCAGGCCGAAGCCACGGTGCGCACCATCTCCGGAGCCAGTGCGCGCAACGCGGAGGCCATGGCCTCGCTAAGGAGGGCTCCTCGATGACCCTCATCGTCCATCCACACTTCCACAAGCGCTACACGGGAGTGACCCGGCACGTGGAGTCCGTGGTGCCAGCGCTGGCCCGGGGCGACGAGACACGCGTCATCGGCTCCGGCCTGACAGAAGCCCTGCCGCGCATCACCTGGGGAGAGTTGATCCGCCGCTCGCATCGGGAGCCCATCGTCTGGCACGCGCACCGGAACAACGAGCTGCTGGCGGGGATGCTCCTGAAGGCGTTGGGAGGAAGGGTCCAGCTCGTCTTCA
The sequence above is drawn from the Corallococcus sp. NCRR genome and encodes:
- a CDS encoding PHP domain-containing protein, with the translated sequence MIRAVFGVLFLLLGVAGFFAFAAGFADYPVVEPAPDAKPWIRGAYHVHSTRSDGNGTPAKIAQAAKAAGLDFVVLTDHNDFKPPAATWVDGVLLIPGVEVSTSAGHLAAFGMQRPIEGVKPWGPPDQAVAEVEAAGGTAVLAHPVQTKNPWKDEATAHQVPGFELYSADTFFRQALRSPVSRLLPAVGASLVNPVHGVMLLAVPEPRPTERFLELARERKRIALCGHDAHGVPAYEDIFNALGMELPPDVLTGPLSQDAREAATQVTKALASGQALCVFRALGEPHGFALEGFDTNTREAPVDTVLTVRLPEHTPGTIDVRVWGDGRLQPDGQHIELTGPGAVQVEVWARAPGRFFGHEWRPWLVPSPVRVVPGPPGI
- a CDS encoding ABC transporter ATP-binding protein, producing the protein MHHALWRLLRYAKPHAGILVLAFACMAVLGLATGAYAYLLGPALRFLLSGGEEGFSSAHRVPWLADLPREAALWGFPVVVLCVGAVKGVGYLGQFYFMGLFAQRVVKDLRRDLFLRLTALSPSQLSKERTGDLLSRFSSDVMAVELAAMYTVGSYLRDTIQVLVLAGVALAMSPMLGGLMLAVIPLAALPASKLTRKVLKGTREGQAHLGQLAGQLHEGLGGLRTIQAFNGQQAELARFESYAKAHEEAVVGAAWARGGVPGLMEVLAAAALAGALGYAAATRAMEPEALLSLLTAVILVYQPVKDLGRVTQFAVQAGAAGERLFALLDLKHPVEDAANAVPAPALHESLRMEDVRFFYGERRALDGLTLDLKVGQVAALVGGSGGGKSTVTSLLLRFERPQQGRILLDGVDADTYTAASVRSQFALVTQEPLLFHGTVLENLRHARPEATKEEVEAAAKVANADAFIQGLPQGYDTRIGERGVILSGGQRQRLCIARAVLSKAPVLVLDEATSSLDPENEREVQAALAKVLPGRTALVIAHRLSTVTNADVIHVVEAGRIVESGSHADLLQKEGRYAAMWRLQTSGPVERGAA
- a CDS encoding 3-deoxy-D-manno-octulosonic acid transferase gives rise to the protein MRLLYVVATYVLFALLFPVLCVYRKTRHGLNQRLGFYGPDDLPKGEGPLLWLHGASAGDLLALAPMFGPLRQRFPGCRIVLSTMTDSGHAMARDRLAKQIDGVVYAPYDLWGATRRAVRALQPDLLVLEYTEVWPNLIRAAKQSGASVVMTNGRFSPSNVGKYRTLFGLIENPLKDMDLLLMRQDEEAERAKALGAPAERVLTTGNTKFDALAAGPAPEDEALRTALGLSPAEPVWLAGSTHEGEEEILLHVYQRLRERWPTLSLVIAPRYLNRAERIQFLARERNLTVGLRSQGNPERAPVVVMDSMGELSRAYRLATVVFVGGSFTKRGGQNILEPAGQGRPVLFGPHMDNFRDSVAVLQGNGGIQVADGEALHAALEDLLAHPERRRQLGAQAEATVRTISGASARNAEAMASLRRAPR